Proteins encoded in a region of the Leptodactylus fuscus isolate aLepFus1 unplaced genomic scaffold, aLepFus1.hap2 HAP2_SCAFFOLD_149, whole genome shotgun sequence genome:
- the LOC142187234 gene encoding sodium/potassium-transporting ATPase subunit beta-2-like isoform X2 has translation MATLTQKKSCGQMMEEWKQFIWNPQTREFMGRNATSWALILLFYVVFYAFLTAVFSLSMWVMLQTIDEYNPKYSDRLGNPGLMIRPKLSTLDIVYNMNPENGSWRDYVNGLNSVLSDYNDTVQAERGVPCTAGTYSTQSDTGDVRNYPKKACQFLRENLKNCSGIDDPTYGYTSGAPCVLIKMNKVINFLPVPVKEISNTSVTVTCAGKNFQADSLLGPMQYYPSVGNLSAVGSIDLMYFPYYGNRAQKNYTQPFVAVKFLNATRNVDHIVECRISAENINNQNDQDKFQGRVIFTLRINS, from the exons ATGGCCACCCTCACCCAGAAGAAGTCCTGTGGTCAGATGATGGAAGAATGGAAGCAATTTATCTGGAATCCACAGACTCGGGAGTTCATGGGCCGGAATGCCACCAGCTGGG CGCTGATCCTACTCTTCTACGTAGTCTTTTATGCCTTCCTGACGGCCGTCTTCTCACTCAGTATGTGGGTGATGCTACAAACTATTGATGAATATAATCCGAAATACTCCGATCGACTCGGGAATCCAG GACTCATGATTCGTCCCAAGTTGTCCACCTTGGACATAGTGTATAATATGAACCCAGAGAATGGCAGCTGGCGAGATTACGTGAACGGGCTCAACTCAGTACTCAGCG ACTATAACGACACTGTGCAGGCGGAGAGGGGTGTCCCGTGCACCGCGGGAACGTACAGCACACAAAGTGACACGGGGGATGTGCGAAATTACCcaaagaaagcctgtcagtttCTAAGGGAAAACCTGAAAAATTGTTCTGGAATCGATGACCCCACATATGGATATACATCGGGAGCGCCGTGTGTGCTGATCAAGATGAACAAG GTGATAAATTTCCTTCCGGTTCCGGTTAAGGAGATATCGAACACGTCAGTCACGGTTACCTGTGCCGGGAAG AATTTCCAGGCCGACTCCCTCCTGGGTCCCATGCAATATTATCCAAGTGTGGGCAATCTGAGCGCTGTGGGCAGCATCGACCTCATGTACTTTCCATATTACGGGAACCGAGCTCAG AAAAACTACACGCAACCATTCGTGGCTGTGAAGTTCCTGAACGCAACACGTAACGTGGATCACATTGTAGAGTGTCGCATCAGCGCAGAAAACATCAACAACCAAAATGACCAGGACAAGTTCCAGGGGCGAGTCATCTTCACCCTGAGGATCAACTCCTAG
- the LOC142187234 gene encoding sodium/potassium-transporting ATPase subunit beta-2-like isoform X1 translates to MATLTQKKSCGQMMEEWKQFIWNPQTREFMGRNATSWALILLFYVVFYAFLTAVFSLSMWVMLQTIDEYNPKYSDRLGNPGLMIRPKLSTLDIVYNMNPENGSWRDYVNGLNSVLSDYNDTVQAERGVPCTAGTYSTQSDTGDVRNYPKKACQFLRENLKNCSGIDDPTYGYTSGAPCVLIKMNKVINFLPVPVKEISNTSVTVTCAGKRPKSAINDTNFQADSLLGPMQYYPSVGNLSAVGSIDLMYFPYYGNRAQKNYTQPFVAVKFLNATRNVDHIVECRISAENINNQNDQDKFQGRVIFTLRINS, encoded by the exons ATGGCCACCCTCACCCAGAAGAAGTCCTGTGGTCAGATGATGGAAGAATGGAAGCAATTTATCTGGAATCCACAGACTCGGGAGTTCATGGGCCGGAATGCCACCAGCTGGG CGCTGATCCTACTCTTCTACGTAGTCTTTTATGCCTTCCTGACGGCCGTCTTCTCACTCAGTATGTGGGTGATGCTACAAACTATTGATGAATATAATCCGAAATACTCCGATCGACTCGGGAATCCAG GACTCATGATTCGTCCCAAGTTGTCCACCTTGGACATAGTGTATAATATGAACCCAGAGAATGGCAGCTGGCGAGATTACGTGAACGGGCTCAACTCAGTACTCAGCG ACTATAACGACACTGTGCAGGCGGAGAGGGGTGTCCCGTGCACCGCGGGAACGTACAGCACACAAAGTGACACGGGGGATGTGCGAAATTACCcaaagaaagcctgtcagtttCTAAGGGAAAACCTGAAAAATTGTTCTGGAATCGATGACCCCACATATGGATATACATCGGGAGCGCCGTGTGTGCTGATCAAGATGAACAAG GTGATAAATTTCCTTCCGGTTCCGGTTAAGGAGATATCGAACACGTCAGTCACGGTTACCTGTGCCGGGAAG AGGCCAAAAAGTGCGATAAATGACACG AATTTCCAGGCCGACTCCCTCCTGGGTCCCATGCAATATTATCCAAGTGTGGGCAATCTGAGCGCTGTGGGCAGCATCGACCTCATGTACTTTCCATATTACGGGAACCGAGCTCAG AAAAACTACACGCAACCATTCGTGGCTGTGAAGTTCCTGAACGCAACACGTAACGTGGATCACATTGTAGAGTGTCGCATCAGCGCAGAAAACATCAACAACCAAAATGACCAGGACAAGTTCCAGGGGCGAGTCATCTTCACCCTGAGGATCAACTCCTAG